A genome region from uncultured Fibrobacter sp. includes the following:
- a CDS encoding glycosyltransferase, with the protein MSSICKKSISFYSDAPEWGGQEILSARIAAIVAETCDVTFFYSCDKFAEFLPASVKQVKLPYHAETPFPIFRDRFKGKTQKAKELFQKENTRNLVLCPGNIERCLPGLWAANKLGIPIVSYLPLAFSQNETHANLGKLRDFLAKGIYKKVDHWIVNSPYQKRLIARFVDKNIETLLNPLAWDILAPAKKPQLPLNIAILGRIFFEQKGHDILPDIALLLKRKNIDVHFMIVGEGPHENILRKKIKEKAVEDLVEFTGWMPSEKIQELLLNNIDLLLIPSHFESGPIVLFEALQCGCPVLVADAEYTDDYVLPPWMLFKEGSADDAAEKISRYAENWNEQQFLDLREKLFHDRTDDDFKKNVIQIFDKLITEGILK; encoded by the coding sequence ATGTCTTCCATCTGCAAGAAATCCATTAGCTTCTACAGCGATGCACCCGAATGGGGTGGGCAAGAAATCCTTTCGGCAAGGATTGCCGCCATCGTTGCAGAGACATGCGATGTCACATTTTTTTATTCATGTGATAAATTTGCAGAATTCCTGCCTGCAAGTGTAAAGCAAGTCAAGCTTCCTTATCATGCAGAAACTCCCTTCCCTATTTTCCGTGACCGCTTCAAAGGGAAGACTCAGAAAGCAAAAGAATTATTCCAGAAAGAGAACACTCGCAATTTGGTTCTCTGCCCGGGCAATATTGAGCGGTGCCTGCCAGGGCTCTGGGCTGCAAATAAACTCGGAATCCCGATTGTATCTTATTTACCCCTCGCCTTTTCGCAAAACGAAACACATGCCAACCTAGGCAAGCTACGCGACTTTCTCGCCAAGGGGATTTATAAAAAAGTCGATCACTGGATTGTAAACTCGCCCTACCAAAAGCGCCTCATCGCACGATTCGTCGATAAAAACATTGAGACATTGCTGAACCCGCTCGCTTGGGACATCTTGGCTCCAGCCAAGAAACCGCAATTGCCTCTGAACATTGCAATTCTCGGGCGTATTTTCTTTGAACAAAAAGGGCACGACATCCTGCCAGACATCGCTCTTTTGCTCAAAAGAAAAAACATTGATGTCCATTTCATGATTGTCGGCGAAGGCCCCCATGAAAACATCCTTCGGAAGAAAATAAAAGAAAAAGCGGTCGAAGATCTTGTCGAATTCACAGGCTGGATGCCGTCAGAAAAAATACAGGAATTACTCCTGAACAACATAGACCTTCTCTTGATTCCATCGCATTTCGAAAGCGGGCCCATCGTCCTTTTCGAAGCTCTACAATGTGGATGCCCCGTACTGGTTGCCGATGCCGAATACACAGATGACTACGTCCTACCCCCATGGATGCTCTTCAAAGAAGGCTCAGCCGATGATGCAGCCGAAAAAATTTCGCGTTACGCTGAAAATTGGAACGAGCAACAATTCTTAGATTTAAGGGAAAAACTTTTCCACGATCGGACTGATGACGATTTCAAGAAAAACGTCATTCAGATTTTTGACAAGTTAATTACCGAGGGAATCCTGAAATGA
- a CDS encoding glycosyltransferase has translation MSHICIVLATYNGERFLKEMLQSLEIQTRPADKIIAIDDASQDSSIKILESFKDTLPLEIFKQAKNGGHCKAFATGLEYARQFTQPGDLIALADQDDVWKKDKLEKLEKEIGEYPLIFGDAEIIDKDGKIIHDSWRKQALIQKSIPLKAQIAGINNVTGCLSLFKVELLDKILPIPEGVTVHDCWIAMIAERNGGIKAIDDAVVQYRLHDSNAVGGRPAPAMSKTLAIQERWLQMILANTERLALTPDEIHFTKHLLTLTQKRLHKNFLPSEIPWIFANKNVLFNKVKTFALIKKIFFTAIGLPLAKRIWKKS, from the coding sequence ATGAGCCACATCTGTATAGTCCTTGCGACCTACAACGGCGAGCGATTCCTGAAGGAGATGCTCCAGTCTCTTGAGATCCAGACACGTCCAGCCGACAAGATAATTGCCATTGACGACGCCTCGCAGGATTCCAGCATTAAAATTCTAGAATCGTTCAAAGATACGCTCCCGCTCGAAATATTCAAGCAGGCAAAGAATGGCGGGCACTGCAAGGCATTCGCTACCGGACTCGAGTACGCAAGGCAGTTCACACAACCCGGCGACCTGATTGCACTCGCCGATCAAGACGACGTCTGGAAAAAAGACAAACTGGAAAAACTGGAAAAAGAAATAGGTGAATACCCTCTTATTTTTGGGGACGCAGAAATCATCGACAAAGACGGGAAAATCATCCACGACTCATGGCGCAAACAAGCTCTCATCCAGAAATCAATTCCGCTCAAAGCACAAATTGCGGGAATAAACAACGTAACAGGTTGCCTTTCTCTTTTCAAGGTTGAACTTCTCGACAAAATTCTCCCAATCCCAGAAGGCGTTACCGTTCACGATTGCTGGATTGCGATGATAGCCGAAAGGAATGGCGGCATCAAGGCGATTGACGATGCCGTGGTACAATACCGCCTGCACGATTCAAATGCCGTTGGCGGAAGGCCTGCACCTGCCATGAGCAAGACTCTTGCAATCCAGGAACGCTGGCTACAGATGATTCTTGCAAACACAGAACGGCTCGCCCTCACACCCGATGAAATTCACTTCACGAAGCATCTATTGACTCTGACGCAGAAACGCTTACATAAAAACTTCTTACCTAGCGAAATACCTTGGATTTTTGCCAATAAAAACGTACTTTTCAATAAGGTTAAAACGTTCGCTTTAATCAAGAAAATCTTCTTCACTGCGATCGGGCTTCCGCTCGCAAAAAGAATCTGGAAAAAATCATGA
- a CDS encoding glycosyltransferase family 2 protein — translation MSRTAIVIVTYNGWPITQNCLSDLASLPQDDFVIAVADNASTDGTVENIREQFPHVRVYPQTENLGFGRANNAAVQGLKDDGIKFDVLCLLNNDTRLDSAVIVELRKSLTEAQIRFGDVIVVPTVRNSDGTPQHNYFAKINPLQFLLNAFRMESAASRHLEGTPQLCGDTTFYKTYWASAVCWMMPANLYGMLGGFDEKIFMYYEDWDLAQRAIQIGYHFYIQSKCSIIHLGGGSAKSNLSRALQHDRSQQYVFGKHMGQKGILLSRVFRSCRSFVRLLPTCIFALFNKKFAEYAKNHLTLLKEALCAH, via the coding sequence ATGAGCAGAACTGCCATCGTCATTGTCACATATAACGGCTGGCCGATAACGCAAAACTGCCTCTCGGACCTGGCCTCTCTCCCGCAAGACGACTTTGTCATTGCCGTGGCCGACAATGCGAGCACCGACGGAACTGTAGAAAACATTCGCGAGCAATTTCCGCACGTAAGAGTCTACCCCCAAACAGAAAACCTCGGGTTCGGACGAGCAAACAACGCTGCAGTCCAGGGGCTCAAGGATGACGGCATAAAGTTCGATGTCCTCTGCCTCTTGAACAACGACACACGCCTTGATAGCGCTGTAATTGTCGAGTTGCGCAAATCCCTGACCGAAGCACAAATTCGTTTCGGCGATGTTATCGTCGTTCCTACCGTACGGAACAGCGACGGGACTCCACAGCACAACTATTTCGCCAAAATCAACCCACTGCAATTCTTATTGAACGCATTCCGGATGGAATCCGCTGCATCACGCCACCTGGAAGGCACGCCCCAATTGTGCGGCGACACAACTTTCTACAAGACCTATTGGGCAAGCGCCGTTTGCTGGATGATGCCCGCGAACCTTTACGGAATGCTGGGCGGCTTTGACGAAAAAATATTCATGTATTACGAAGATTGGGACCTCGCCCAACGTGCAATCCAGATTGGCTACCATTTTTATATTCAGAGCAAATGCAGCATTATCCACCTGGGCGGCGGGTCGGCCAAGAGCAATCTCAGCCGAGCTCTACAGCACGACAGATCCCAGCAATACGTGTTCGGCAAACACATGGGGCAAAAAGGCATCCTGCTATCCAGAGTTTTCCGTTCCTGCCGCAGTTTCGTCCGGCTCCTCCCCACCTGCATTTTCGCCCTGTTCAACAAGAAATTTGCGGAATACGCCAAGAACCATCTGACTTTGCTCAAGGAAGCCCTATGTGCCCACTAA
- a CDS encoding capsule assembly Wzi family protein: MCPLKRPSFKTLSTTLAISITLATQALAYQGFEDSTAFTLADTSRGALVNIHAQLFDSATVTNLSNAPTHYDNSASVRLFLDGKFTDAFNFEAFVKVNTDHTNREIADHFYNPNEGLPYNKQSENRRTWDQFAANISYKLKPITLLAGFDFLEFGPARYNHVILRGDKSINRPWQDSTSRIWVPAPTPYFGYRLELGPIEYTQYAAKLFEKKNKGKYMHAHRLDLHLPKNITLGLSETALYGSTTEPAHTNPNADADSTDRDFEWTYVLPFMLYNFQEHILGDQDNISLAFDLSVKTIPNWELYAELLWDDMKTPTSMFDDSWWGNKWATTIGLARDNLKVGPVTLDWFAEYTRIEPWVYTHHKGGGYTYANYAQSLGSDLGPNAQEIHSELSATWKFIKGTLIAGTVAKDTAFGGNITDIHGPEDRTDKKFLNDNSTLRYNELGGAIGISPWYWATLRTSYTRYFGDYEGYRATLSGSIQF, encoded by the coding sequence ATGTGCCCACTAAAACGCCCCTCGTTTAAGACTCTCTCTACCACCTTGGCGATTTCAATCACGCTAGCTACGCAGGCGCTTGCCTACCAAGGCTTCGAAGATTCTACGGCATTCACCCTCGCAGACACTTCTCGGGGCGCCCTGGTGAACATCCACGCGCAGTTGTTCGATTCCGCCACCGTCACGAACCTCTCGAACGCCCCGACACATTACGACAACTCCGCATCGGTTCGCTTGTTCCTCGACGGCAAATTCACCGACGCTTTTAATTTTGAAGCCTTTGTCAAAGTGAACACGGACCACACCAACAGGGAAATCGCGGACCATTTTTACAACCCCAACGAAGGTCTCCCCTACAACAAGCAAAGCGAGAACAGACGCACATGGGACCAGTTTGCCGCCAATATATCTTACAAGCTCAAGCCCATCACCCTGCTTGCCGGATTTGACTTTTTAGAATTTGGGCCCGCACGATACAACCATGTCATCTTGCGCGGAGACAAGAGCATCAACCGCCCATGGCAAGATTCGACAAGCCGTATCTGGGTGCCAGCCCCTACGCCGTATTTTGGCTACCGTTTGGAACTCGGGCCCATAGAATACACGCAATACGCCGCCAAATTGTTCGAAAAGAAGAACAAAGGCAAATACATGCATGCCCACCGGCTTGACCTACACCTGCCCAAAAACATCACGCTCGGCCTTTCTGAGACGGCCTTGTACGGTTCCACAACAGAACCGGCGCACACCAACCCCAACGCCGATGCCGACAGCACCGACCGCGACTTTGAATGGACATACGTCCTTCCGTTCATGCTCTACAATTTCCAGGAACACATTTTGGGCGACCAGGACAATATATCGCTCGCCTTCGATTTAAGCGTGAAAACTATCCCTAACTGGGAACTTTATGCGGAACTCCTCTGGGACGACATGAAAACCCCGACATCCATGTTTGACGATTCCTGGTGGGGCAACAAGTGGGCGACAACAATCGGTCTCGCTCGCGACAACCTGAAAGTTGGCCCCGTGACACTGGACTGGTTTGCTGAATATACTCGAATTGAACCTTGGGTGTACACACACCACAAAGGCGGCGGTTACACGTATGCGAATTATGCGCAAAGCCTAGGCAGCGACCTTGGCCCCAACGCCCAAGAAATCCACAGCGAACTGAGCGCCACATGGAAGTTTATCAAGGGAACTCTTATCGCAGGAACTGTCGCCAAGGATACCGCCTTCGGCGGAAACATCACGGATATCCATGGGCCCGAAGACCGTACCGACAAGAAATTCCTCAACGACAATTCCACCCTCCGATACAACGAACTCGGCGGGGCCATCGGCATC